DNA sequence from the Paenibacillus physcomitrellae genome:
TCAGCACGCGGGCGACCGCCCGGTCTATGTACGCCTCGGAGACCAGCCCCTGATCGACCGCTTCCTCCAGCGTCGTAAAAGACTTGTCCCAAAGGCTCAAATCCACGCCCGCCGACAAAGCCAGCGCTCCAGCCCCTTCGTGGCTGCCGGTTAAGGCCAGCAGGCGGTCAACCGCCTGGCCGTCCGCCATGACAATGCCGTCAAATCCCCATTCTTCCCGCAAAATGCCGGTCAGCAGCTTGTCGTTCGCATGGCAAGGCACGCCGTCGATTTCGTTATAAGCGGCCATAAAGCCGGCCGCTCCGGCTGCGGCGCCCGCTTTGGCTGCCGGCAAATGGATTTCGCGCAGCTCGCGTTCGCCGATTTCCGCCGGTCCGGCGTTTCGGCCGCCCTGACCCGCTCCCTGCGCGCACAGATGCTTCAGCACGACCGCAATCCGGTCCTGTCCTGCCAGTTCCTCTGCGGGTCCACCCTGCATGCCGCGCACGGCCGCCGCCGCAAAGGCGGCTGCCAAATAAGGGTCCTCGCTGTAGCATTCCTCGGAACGCCCCCAGCGCGGGTCGTGGAGAATATCCAGCGCGGACACAAGTCCGATATGCGCGCCGCGGCTGCGGATCTCGGCCGCTACCCCTTCGTATGCCCGCTCGAGCAGCTCCGGGTTCCAGGTCGAGCCCGCGCCCAAATTCACCGGCAGCATCGTCCCGTCCAGCGCCTGATGGCCGTGCGGGGATTCCTCGGCCAGCAGCACCGGAATGCCCAGGCGCGAATGCTCGATTACGTAACGCTGGATTTGATTGGCCGCTGCCGCGCTTTTCTCAGCGGTAATGCCGTTCGAATAATCTACCCCGGACCAAGGGTCACTGCGGAACAGGCCATATAAAGCGCCCATGCCGCCATAAGCGGCCACTTCTTGTTCAAAAGCCTCCGTGATCCGGATTTTCCCATCCTCCATCTTGTAAGCATCCCAGCCATACATCCGCTGGTTCAGCTGTCCGACCTTTTCCTTTAACGTCATCCGGGGCAGCAGGTCCTGTACCCGCTCCTCTGCCGGAAGTCCGGCCTGTTTGTATTTCTCCACCTTCCGCTTCACTCCTTATCGGTTGTACTTGCCCGAAGTCCCCTGTATTCCTTCGGCGTCATGCCCGTAAACGACTTGAAGACCGAAACAAAATATTTGTATTCCTTGTAGCCGACCTGATCGGCAATCTCGAACACTTTATCATGGGTGGTTGCCAGCAGCGTTTTCGCCTGCTCAATACGCAGCTCATTCATGTATTCCGTAAACCCTTTGCCCGTGCTCTGCTTAAAAATATAACTGAAATAACTCGGCGTAATTTTCAGCCAGGCCGCCACCTCCGAAGCCTTGAGATCGCTCCGGTACTGCTCCTCGATATATCGTTTCGCTTTCTCGATGATCCAATAAGAACGGTCTATACCGCTCCGGTCAATCAGCGCAAGCAGCTCCGCCATATCCCGGTTCACCGCTTCCTCCAGCGCAAGGTAGGAATTATAGAGGTTCAGGTCTGGCAGAGGCCGGCTGCTTTCAAGCCCGGTCATGCTGCTTTTTCTGAGCCGCTGTCGAAGCAGCGCGAACAGCTCCTCGCAGGAGGTGAGGACTTCCTGAAGCAGGTAAGCTTCCTGCTTAAAGAAGCGAAACAGCTGCGCAACCTGTGCCCTTAATTCCTGCTCGTCCTGCTTGAACAAAGCGGCGACCAGGTTTTGCACGCTTGCCGATACATCCAGGGCTTCCGGCCGACGAAGATTCTGCCATTTGGTTTCGTACGCTGCATTTAGCACCGGTTCCTGCTCCAGGACGTAATATTTGAGTCTCGATGCCGCTTCCGTACAGTGTTCAGCCGTTTCTCCCAGATTCTTGTAAGGCTTGGAGAGCCCGCAGTAGAACTGCGGCTGCCCGGATGGCAGCAAAGCGCCATGCCGCAGCAGGCGCTCCCACTCTTCCTCTTCCAGCAGCCGGTCCGATACGGCCAGGGTGATCAGCATATTTTCATGGTCAAAGATCGAGAAAGGACGGATCTCAGAAGAACTCAACCGCCGGTGCAGCATCTGCATCCACTGCTCCTGGATTTGTTCGAACTGATCCAGCTCAAGTTCTTCATAAAGTTCGTGGAAGCAGGCCAGCTGGCTGGCCAGAATCCGGAACTCGGCGCCATGCAGCGGCGGGGGTGACATTTTCCCGTATGCGATGCCGCTGCGGGCCATATTGGCCAGCCAAAGCTTGACCTCCCGAGTTCCATCTTCTTTTTCACTGCGCCGGATGTCTTCTACTACCTTCTGCACAACTTTGGTCAATTCCTCCACTTCCACGGGTTTCAGCAAATAATCGTGCACACCGATGCGCATCGCTTGGCGGGCGTAACCAAAATCCTCATATCCGCTAATGATGACCATTTTCGTCGCTGGATAACGCTGCTTAAGCTGCTCGGCCAGTTCCAAACCGTCCATGCCGTCCATCCGGATGTCCGACAGCAGAAAATCGGCCGGCTGCTCGGCCATTTTATGAAGCGCCTCTTCTCCGTCATAGGCTTCACCGATAACTTCGACGCCCAGTTCCTCCCAATCGATCGTGCAGCGCAGCCCTTTGCAAATGATCGGCTCGTCGTCCACGATCAGCATTTTGATCCGCCGCTGCCCTGCTGCTTCCTCTCTGCCCATGAGATGCTCCCCCTAACCTACCAGCTCCGGCCCGGGAAGTCTTAAACGGATTCCGGTGCCTTCAGCCGAATTATGAATGATCTCCAAACCGTATTGCTGCCCGAAAAAGATCGTCACCCGCTCATGGATATTCAGCAGCGCTCCGATCCGGCCTATGGAACGGTTCAGACGCCTGCTGGATAGTGCCTCGCTGATTTCACGTTCCCGTTCCGGGGGCATGCCTTTCCCATTGTCCGTCACATCGATCCAGATTTCGCCACCCGATCTGTAACCGATCACTTCAATCAGGCTGACAGGTTTCTTCTTGTCCATACCGTGTTTGATGAAATTCTCCACCAGCGGCTGAATTGAAGCTTTTAAAGCAGGCGTGTCTTCAATGCCCGGCTCCAAATACAGCTTATACGTCAGCTTATCGCCCAAACGATACTGCTGAAGATACAAATAAGCTTGGGCGAACTCTATTTCTTTGGCGAGCGTAGTCTGATAGTTTTTGTTGCCGGCGCTGGAACGGAAAAACTTCGACAGCATCTCGATCAGACGGCTCGATTTATCCGCATTCTCCAGCCTGGCCGTCCAGCGGATCATATCCAGCGTATTATAGAGAAAATGCGGGTCCATCTGGTTCTGCATCAGCTTGAGTTCGGTTTCCCGCTCCCTCAGCTCCAGCTTGTATTTATGCTCGATCAGCTCTTCAATGGTCATGACCATTTCGTTGAATTTTCGGTTGAGCTCGGCAATTTCATCCTTTGAATCCACAGGAACCCTGGCGCTGAAATCACCGCCGGCTACCCGGCCCGTTTGTTTCTTCAGCCGCAGAATTGGCCGGATAATCGTCAGATTAAATCCGAATAAAGCAACTAAAGCGAGCAGCAGGATTGCCGTCAGAATAAACAGCATAATGACCTGAACCCCGCGCAGCTGCTCGGAAATGTTCGTCTCGGAAATCATCGTGATGATTTTCCAATCTGTATTCTCCATTTGGTTATACAAGGTCAGATAACGTTTGCCCTGCACCTTGTAGCTGAGAAAAGCGTCTTTGCTCGCCGCAAGCTTCTTCAGCAGCATTTCGTCCGGGACATATCCGCCCGGCATTTGGACCTTGGACGATAAAATCAGGTTGCCTTCCGGTCCGACGATAAACACGCCCCCCGCCTCGGCTTCCAGAACGCCTTTCTCCAGCTGGGACACAATGCTGGCTTCGTCAAGGCGGATGGTCAGCATCCCCAGCGGCTCCGTAATCTTGATAAAAGAATTTAAGATGCGGATCATCGAAAGCACCCGCACCTGACCGTTCCAGGAGCTTGCCAGGGTATGGCCTTCGCTCCAGAAGATGCCTCCCCTCCGCTGCCTGGCTTCTGCCTCCCATCGGCTTTCATCGCCGGTAAACGGCTCGCCCATCCGAATCTCGTTCCCGTTGTATCCCGTAATTTCGATAGATCGAATATAACTTTTGGACATCAGCTGGAAGGTAAGAAAATTTTCGATATTATTTTTGAGATCGCTTTTGAGGTCATTATCAAGAGGAGGACTGCTCCTTAAGTAACTTCGCATATCCGGACTTAAAATGAGATAGTCGGCGATGTCCTCGACCATCTTCGTTTGCTCCGACAGCTGGCTGGTTACATTGTCCAGATTACGGCGCGTGGAATTGATAAACTGCTCACGCAGCACCTTATTGTATTTGTACTGCACAACAACGCCTACCCCGATCGTCGGCAAAATGACGAACAGCAGGAAGATGACCAGCGCTTTGCGCTTTAAACTTAAACTGCCGAGGCGCCTGATATAGCTAGTCTTCATGCCATCTCTCCTTTGCTGTCGGGGTAGGTTTGCCGGAGCCGGATCAGCCTTTCACCGCACCTGCCGTCATGCCGGTAACCAGCTGCTTCTGCAGCAGCAGATAGAAAACAATAATAGGAATCAGCGCGATGGTCAGCGCGGACATCTGCAGCGTATAGCTGGCCGTTTCAATGCCGACGAAGTTGGCCAGGCCAAGCGGCAGCGTCTTCAGCGCATTGGATGTAATCAAGACGAGCGCGAATAAATATTCGTTCCAGTTATAGATAAAGTTCAATATAACCACAGTTGCCATCGCCGGACGGGTGATCGGCAGAATGATGGACCAGAAGATCCGGAAAATGCCGGCTCCGTCCATGATGCCCGATTCCTCCAGGTCTTTCGGGAAACCCCGCATGAAACCTTCCAGAATAAACACCGTCAAAGACAGGTGGAATGCCGTATAAGGTAAAATGAGCGACAGATACGTATCGATCAGGCTCAGCTTTTGCATAATCAGAAAGATCGGAATCAGCGTGGCATGAATGGGAACCAGCATACCAAGCAGAAACAAGCTGTAAGTCAATCCGCGCAGCTTAAACGAGAAGCGGGCAAGGAAATAGGCGGCCAGCGATCCAAGCAGCACGGTCACGATCAGCGAGACAAAAGTGATCAAAAGGCTGTTCAAGAAATAAACGTTCATATTGGCAATTCTCCACGCTTCCGCGTAATTCGAGAAATGCAGTCCAGTCGGCATCGAAAACGGATCGGCCGAATACTCTTGCTCCGATTTAAACGAATTGATAACCATCCAAAAAATAGGGATTATATTCATGATAGCGAACAGGCTTAAAAAAGTGTATGCGAATATCTGGAATACCGGAGACTTTTTCTTCATTTGCGTATTCCTCCTTCCCTTCTTAATCTTTCTCCCGGGTAACCCGGTTCACGATGGAGATGACGATCAGGCTGAACAGCAGAATCAGGATCGAAGCTGCACTGCCGTAACCATAGCGCAGGTTCATGAAGGCGCTGTTGTACATATAAATCGTCATGACTTCCGTCTGGTGAGCCGGTCCGCCGCCCGTCAGCACCTGAATGAGGTCAAATACCCGGAACGAGTTGCTTATGCTGTAGACGATAGTGACCATCAATGTGCTGCGGAGCATGGGAATCGTGATAAACCGCGTCTTTTTAAATCCGGTCGCCCCGTCCAGTTCGGCGGCTTCGTTCACCTCATCCGGAATGTTCTGCAAAGCGGCCAGGAACATGACCATGTATAAACCGCAGTTTTGCCAGATATAAGCGACGCTGATGGACAACATCGACCATTTGGAATCGCTCAGCCAGTTCTGCTGCCAGCTTTCAAGCCCGAAAAAGCCTAACAAGTTGTTGAGCAGGCCGTATTCGGTGTTGTAGACCATACCAAAAATCAGCGATACCATAACCGATGAAATGACGACCGGCATAAATCCTACGGTCCGGAAGAAACCGGAGCCTTTCATTCCGCGGTTCAGCAGCAGCGCCATCAGCAGTCCAATGGGAATTTGTCCGATCAGGCCGGTGACCATAATGATGACGTTGTTCTTAACCGAAAGCCAAAATGTGTCGTCCTGCAGCATCTGGACGTAATTGTCCAGTCCGATAAATTTCATGGAACCAATACCGTTCCAGTTCATGAGCGAATAATAAAGCGAGATGCCGATCGGCACGATCGCGATGCCTAGATAGATCACCAGTGCGGGGAACAAGCCGATAAAGATGGCGAATCTGCTTCGTTTCAAGGTTTGCATGAGCCGTTCTCCTTTCGGTCAGCCCTTGGCTTTGATACAAAGAAAACCCGGCAGCCGGGTTTTCTTTGTATCGGTTCAAGCCTGTTCAACTGAGCCTTAACTTAATTAGTGATATTGTCCATTGCTTTCTGCGCATCCGCAGCGACTTCTTCCGGTGTACCGTGTCCTACGGTCAAGGCCTGAAGGCCGTTTTGGATGACGTCCACCACCTGGGTTGGAATAAGGCTGTCGAAGACGGGAGCCGTTCCGTTGCCGGTCAGCTCAAGCATCTCTTTCAGGTAAGGGCTTGCGTCCTCCGGAATGTCCACTTTGGCCGGAACCACTACACCGTTGCTGATCAAAGCTTTATACAGATCTTCGCTTACGAAATATTTAAGGAATTCTTCGGCTGCCGCTTTCTTCTTCTCATCGAGACCACTCTTGATCGCGATGCCGTATTGCACGACGCCGGCGCTTTTCTTCGGATCTCCTTTGCCGCCGTTCACGCTCGGGAACAGAGCAATACCGAACTTGTCACCGTTTTCGTTGTTGATCCGAATCCGGGCATCAACCGTCGAAGAGGAAATGTGCATGGCAGCTTTGCCTTGAATCATATAATCCTGTCCTTGTACGGAATCCATATTGTTGGCATCCACGTTAAACGCGCCCAGCTTCGACAGTTCGTCGATGACGCCAATCGCTTTCACGAATTCCGGATCGGTGAATTTCGCTTCCTTGTTCAAGACTTTTTGCAGGAAATCACTGCCTGTAAAGCGGTCGCCGATAATCGACAGGTAGGAGGACTGCAGCGGCCACTGCTCTTTGTTGCCGAGGGCAATCGGCGTAATGTTAGCCGCCTTCAGCTTTTTGATCAGGTCAATGAATTCATCGTAGGTTTTAGGAAACTCGTTATAGCCGACTTGGGCGAGAAGCTCCTTGTTGTAATAAACAATGTCTACAAAAGTTTGTTTGGTCGGAACGGCATATTGCTTGCCATTCACGTTAAAGCCTTCCAGCGCTGCTTCCGGCAGAATCGAATTCCAGTTGTCCATCAGATCGTCGATCGGCTCAAGCAAATTCCCGTCGATGAGCGGATCCATTTCCGCTCCCGGCCAAACAACGCTAATGTCAGCCAGGTTGTTGGCTGCAGCCAAGGTGCGAAGCTTCGTTTTGTATTGAGCGGAAGGAACTTCATCCGTTTTGATCGTAATGTTCGGATGATCCTTCTCAAAGTCAGCAATCCGCGCTTTGTATACATCATTGTCGATGTTCGGCGTCGTCCACGGATGCATCATTGTCAGCGTGACTTTATCGCCGTCACCTGATCCAGAAGCGCCGTTCCCGCTTCCCGAACTGTTGTTGCCGCATGCGGCGGTGAATAAGGCAAGCAGGCCAACCAGACTTAAAAGAGCTACTTTTTTGCTTATCTTTCTGTTTTTCATCTTGCAACCCTCTTTCCTAAAGTTTTATCGTTGCCTTTCCTTTCCTGCTCCAGATCTCTTTGCTGTTTCGTTACAAGCTTTCGATCTGTTGGTTCAATTATAGAAGGTATCCCCGTTAGGCTATATCCCACAAATGTTAGATTATATCCGTAATTCTTCAGCTGATTTGCCAAAATCGCTCTTTTTTCAAAGGAAAACAAATTTTTAAGTAATTAATCATAACATACAATGTAATAAATTTAGTATTAAAAATATAGTAAGCGGTTGCATTGTTTGTTATTTAATAACCGCTTGTTGCAAGCGGTTATTAAATGTAACACCGACGCTT
Encoded proteins:
- a CDS encoding carbohydrate ABC transporter permease; translation: MKKKSPVFQIFAYTFLSLFAIMNIIPIFWMVINSFKSEQEYSADPFSMPTGLHFSNYAEAWRIANMNVYFLNSLLITFVSLIVTVLLGSLAAYFLARFSFKLRGLTYSLFLLGMLVPIHATLIPIFLIMQKLSLIDTYLSLILPYTAFHLSLTVFILEGFMRGFPKDLEESGIMDGAGIFRIFWSIILPITRPAMATVVILNFIYNWNEYLFALVLITSNALKTLPLGLANFVGIETASYTLQMSALTIALIPIIVFYLLLQKQLVTGMTAGAVKG
- a CDS encoding extracellular solute-binding protein, producing the protein MKNRKISKKVALLSLVGLLALFTAACGNNSSGSGNGASGSGDGDKVTLTMMHPWTTPNIDNDVYKARIADFEKDHPNITIKTDEVPSAQYKTKLRTLAAANNLADISVVWPGAEMDPLIDGNLLEPIDDLMDNWNSILPEAALEGFNVNGKQYAVPTKQTFVDIVYYNKELLAQVGYNEFPKTYDEFIDLIKKLKAANITPIALGNKEQWPLQSSYLSIIGDRFTGSDFLQKVLNKEAKFTDPEFVKAIGVIDELSKLGAFNVDANNMDSVQGQDYMIQGKAAMHISSSTVDARIRINNENGDKFGIALFPSVNGGKGDPKKSAGVVQYGIAIKSGLDEKKKAAAEEFLKYFVSEDLYKALISNGVVVPAKVDIPEDASPYLKEMLELTGNGTAPVFDSLIPTQVVDVIQNGLQALTVGHGTPEEVAADAQKAMDNITN
- a CDS encoding response regulator transcription factor, giving the protein MGREEAAGQRRIKMLIVDDEPIICKGLRCTIDWEELGVEVIGEAYDGEEALHKMAEQPADFLLSDIRMDGMDGLELAEQLKQRYPATKMVIISGYEDFGYARQAMRIGVHDYLLKPVEVEELTKVVQKVVEDIRRSEKEDGTREVKLWLANMARSGIAYGKMSPPPLHGAEFRILASQLACFHELYEELELDQFEQIQEQWMQMLHRRLSSSEIRPFSIFDHENMLITLAVSDRLLEEEEWERLLRHGALLPSGQPQFYCGLSKPYKNLGETAEHCTEAASRLKYYVLEQEPVLNAAYETKWQNLRRPEALDVSASVQNLVAALFKQDEQELRAQVAQLFRFFKQEAYLLQEVLTSCEELFALLRQRLRKSSMTGLESSRPLPDLNLYNSYLALEEAVNRDMAELLALIDRSGIDRSYWIIEKAKRYIEEQYRSDLKASEVAAWLKITPSYFSYIFKQSTGKGFTEYMNELRIEQAKTLLATTHDKVFEIADQVGYKEYKYFVSVFKSFTGMTPKEYRGLRASTTDKE
- a CDS encoding sensor histidine kinase: MKTSYIRRLGSLSLKRKALVIFLLFVILPTIGVGVVVQYKYNKVLREQFINSTRRNLDNVTSQLSEQTKMVEDIADYLILSPDMRSYLRSSPPLDNDLKSDLKNNIENFLTFQLMSKSYIRSIEITGYNGNEIRMGEPFTGDESRWEAEARQRRGGIFWSEGHTLASSWNGQVRVLSMIRILNSFIKITEPLGMLTIRLDEASIVSQLEKGVLEAEAGGVFIVGPEGNLILSSKVQMPGGYVPDEMLLKKLAASKDAFLSYKVQGKRYLTLYNQMENTDWKIITMISETNISEQLRGVQVIMLFILTAILLLALVALFGFNLTIIRPILRLKKQTGRVAGGDFSARVPVDSKDEIAELNRKFNEMVMTIEELIEHKYKLELRERETELKLMQNQMDPHFLYNTLDMIRWTARLENADKSSRLIEMLSKFFRSSAGNKNYQTTLAKEIEFAQAYLYLQQYRLGDKLTYKLYLEPGIEDTPALKASIQPLVENFIKHGMDKKKPVSLIEVIGYRSGGEIWIDVTDNGKGMPPEREREISEALSSRRLNRSIGRIGALLNIHERVTIFFGQQYGLEIIHNSAEGTGIRLRLPGPELVG
- a CDS encoding carbohydrate ABC transporter permease — encoded protein: MQTLKRSRFAIFIGLFPALVIYLGIAIVPIGISLYYSLMNWNGIGSMKFIGLDNYVQMLQDDTFWLSVKNNVIIMVTGLIGQIPIGLLMALLLNRGMKGSGFFRTVGFMPVVISSVMVSLIFGMVYNTEYGLLNNLLGFFGLESWQQNWLSDSKWSMLSISVAYIWQNCGLYMVMFLAALQNIPDEVNEAAELDGATGFKKTRFITIPMLRSTLMVTIVYSISNSFRVFDLIQVLTGGGPAHQTEVMTIYMYNSAFMNLRYGYGSAASILILLFSLIVISIVNRVTREKD